The nucleotide window TCCATCGTCAAACATGGTCAACTAGTCTGTGGTTGGCCAGCTAAGTCTTGTCGGTACCACTGAAGTCTCCTTAGATACCAAGGCTCTGCCCTTATGGACCCTCATTGGCTTCCAACTGATGGTCAACCATGGTTCCTGGGAGTCCCGGGGTCTTGGTTGCCGGTATAAAACATTCCCGAGATGTCAGTTTTTCGTGTGCCAACTCTCTCACATCACTGTCCTTCACTGGCCCGCCTTCATCATGCACGTGACATTGAAGTCTTTTGGACTGGCCAGTATTCTCTCCGTAGCCGGCACGTCGGCGGCGTTGGGAGGCTACGTGGTCAGCCCGACCCTTCAAACAGATATCCTCGCTGCGGCAGCTCTCGGCAAGCTCACCCTCCACGCTGCCCAGAATCGTGATACCACAACCTGTACCTTAGAGAATGTCGCTATTAGACGTGAATGGTGAGTACCCCATTACGATCCGCAGTGTGATCAGTCACTGATATCAAGAGCCAGGGGATCACTTTCTGCGGCAAACAGGCAAGCGTACACCAACGCAGTCAGATGTCTCATGGAACACCCGTCCCTCCTTGATCCCCTTGAGGTTCCGGGGCCAAGACACGCTTTGATGACTTCGTGGCCGTTCACATCAACCAAACCTTTTCCATCCATGGCACTGCGAACTTCCTATCATGGCACCGGTATTTTACCTATGCATTCGAGCAGGCCTTGCGAAGCGAATGCAATTACGACGGCTACCACCCCTACTGGAACTGGGGCAACTATGCCCACAACCCTCTCAACTCGCCTGTTTTTGACGggtcctccacctcgatGAGCGGGAACGGCGAGTACGTCCCTCACAATTGCACCGATGGCTTGCCCACGGGACTCAATTGCATTCCACCTGGCTCTGGCGGCGGTTGCGTTACCACTGGTCCTTTTGCCAACATGTCAGTGAACCTCGGTCCAATTGCACCAACCCTCGCGGCACCTGGCGTCGTTCCCGCATCGTCCCTGTTTGCCTACAACCCGCGCTGCCTCCGCCGTGATATCTCATCATGGGTCAGCTCCAACTGGACGACTGACTTTGAGAGCTACGACCTCATCAGCAACTACACTGACATTTTGTCTTTCCAGAACCGCATGCAAGGTGACTTTGCCACCGGTTTCTACGGGGTTCACACCGGAGGCCATTTCGCCATCGGCGGGGATCCGGGCGGTGATCTCTTTGCCAGCCCCGGTGGACCGGCGTTTTATCTGCATCATGCTCAGATCAATCGTGTGTGGTGGATCTGGCAGAATCTCCACCCTGAGACCAGGACGAATGCTATTGGGGGTACCATCACGCTTAACAACTTTCCGCCCTCGAGGAACGGTACACTGAATGATTTGCTCGACTTGGGTGTAGTTGGGCCTGCAGCGGGGGTATTGGAAATTCGCGATGTGATGAGTACGATTGGAATTGGAGGTGGGCCCTTTTGCTACATTTATGTGTAATGGCGAATATAGATTGGGTAGAAACTGTATGTAGATACCCAGGTAGTCCGTGGGTTAACAGGCAGATCACTTCGTACCTACTTTTACTGATCACTGCTTGGCGCCCGTGACGTCTCTTGAGAATAACAGATTTGTGCCCAACGTGTGGGCACTTGCTCTTGCCACGTCAGGCAACCTGCAATTCTGGGTGTCTTACCCCGCTTCACCACACGACTCAGTCTCATCAAGTATCTCACATCCGCCCATTCTCTCCTGACCACTTCATGCTCTCCGCTTTCCAGTTGGTGACAGAATCAAGTTGCTGCAGACGACATGGCCGCCGCGCTGGGACATGCAAGAGCTTTTGTCGGGCCCGTCATCCATTCTCTCTCGGTCTCGAAGCTCGAGATTACTCCCTTGGCCCTGCTGATTATTGATCCTCAAGGCAAGATCAACAAACTAGTTAAACTCGAGCCGGATGGTTTGGCAGAACAACTAGACCAAGCCCTCGACCACCTTCCTTTTTGTCTCGACCGAACCAACACCACGTACCTCAACCCGGGCGAATTCCTCATACCTGGTTTTGTCGACACCCACAACCACGCCCCTCAGTATGCTCAGCGAGGACTAGGCCAGGGAATGCACATCCTCGACTGGCTCTCCAAGATCACTTTCCCCAACGAGGCCAAGTTTTCCGATCCGGTCTATGCCCGCAAGATCTACACTGCCTGCGTGGAGGGGTCCTTGAGACAAGGCATCACCACTGCGAGCTACTTCGGTTCTGTACACGCTGAGGCGACGAAGATACTGGCTGACATCTGCTTGCAAAAGACGCAGAGGGCCTACGTGGGAAAGTGCAACATGACGCGCAACTCGCCCGACTTTTACGTGGAAAAAAGTGCGAGGGACTCGCTGAGGGAGACCAGAGAGTGCATATCACATGTCAGAGTCATAGATCCAGCAGGGAGGTTGGTAAAGTATGTAATCACACCTCGATTTGCCATCTCTTGTGACGAAGAAACACTCAAAGGGCTGGGGGACATTCGGAGCGAGAACGAGGATCTGGCAGTGCAAACGCACTTCAATGAGGCTAagcaggagatggaggagactCAGCGGCTGTTCCCGCAGTTTGGTGGGAGCGAGGCAGATCTATACCAGGAGTTTGGGCTGCTAGGGAAGAGAACGATACTGGCGCACTGCTGCTATATGGATGAGCACGAACTAGAAATAATTGAAAAGCTGGGCTGTGGAGTGGCGCACTGCCCGATAGCAAACATGAcagtgggaggggggtttatGGCAGCCCCAGTAAGGGAGCTCTTGGATAAAAAGATCAAGGTTGGGCTTGGCACGGATAGCGGTGGCGGGTTTTCCAGTAGCATGTTGGATGCTATGCGGCAGGCTATGATCGCCAGTAACGCAAGAGAGGTGATGTCTGAAGGTAAGGACAAGGGACTAAGCATCGCCGAGGTCTTTTACCTGGCAACCCTCGGAGGAGCTGCAGTCTGCTGCCTCGAAAACAAGATTGGAAGTTTCGAGGCCGGAAAGGATTTTGATGGACTGATCATTGGCACTAAAGGAGCCGACCAAGGAATCATGACCAtggtggaagaggacgacACACTGGAGACGGTGTTTGAAAAGTTCATCATGACTGGGGATGACAGGAATATTGTTGAAGTTTATGTCCAGGGGCAATATGTCAAGGGGCAAAGAGCCTGTGTTTCAACCAGCTGATGAACTTGGTACATATCAAATCAGCCactccatcatccaccagGCACTATGAGCAACCCTCTCAGTCAAATAGACCAGTCAGCAGCGTGCCAACTATCGTGAGTAACGGTGCATATCCCCAATGATTTCCATGTCCCTGCCCGTGGGTGTAGCAAATACAGCCATCAGCAAAGGCAACGGCGCTCGCCGCAATCAAAGTCCAGCCCAAAGATTTCTTAGTGCCCCAGATGGCAGCTGAGTAGAGAGCAAGGCCCATGAAGATGTCGCGGACTCCGTAGACGGCTGTCAAGCTGCTGACTGTCTCGGCGTCGGCAATGTTGGCGGGAAGGGTCCACTCGAAGAAAGTGAGTGCATGTTCGGGACGCAGTATCGCATTGATTCCAAAGCCAACAAAGAGGGTTGCAAAAGCATTGGCTGCGATGGGTAGGGCTGCGAGCTGCGAAGGTGGCATTGCAGTGGTTTCAGGTCTGTGGACAGGAGGCAAGATCAGATACTGACGCGTCTTCTAGTTGTCAAAGGGATCCCTGAGATTGTTGTGTTCGGAAAGTCGTCACAGACCGaaatgggttggttggtggtgaataGGAGAGTACTGGATGAATTTAAGTGGGGAGAATGCAAGAGCCTCCAGGCAACAAAGGCGTCCATCGGTCACCTGAATCTGGGGGTTGGTATTGACAGCACCAATTTGCTTCGGTAAGCAGTTAAGCTCCCAAAGTACCTACGTACATTCCTTTCAAGGGTCTACTTTCTTTAGTCTAGAGAATCGACCAAAACCCATTCCTCTGATCAGAGAGGTGTCGGAATGGTGCAGAGACCCAGAATACTGACCAGGGTAGGGTTACCACAAGACGCCTGGTTAGGTGGGGTAGCTTCCTCACTCCAGCCACAATTTGCTACTTGGCTACAGTAGCGCCCACTGATTTCCTTCCTGCTTCATATTCACCTGCAGGCCCTATTTATAAACAAACCCTTATTCCAATTCCGAGGGCAATATTTTCTAAATTCTCACGGAACCTTTGATCGAGTTGGCTGACAAACTTATTCTCAAACCCTTCTTACTCGGTTCGAGCTGTGGCCTACGACCTCACCTCTAAATCATCATGCACGAGCTACTCCTCTCGTCTGTCATCAAAGAACATGAAGTTCCGAAGATACTGGCTCTACTTGGCGGCTTTACCGAGATGCATGAGCGACATCAATTCACGCGTGTTCAACACTTTgagcccagcccagcagTGAAAGGCATCTCGACTATCAAAGAACTCCAGAAAGAGCGACACACAAATGCTTCACACTGGAACGAACTGCATCAGATCCTGACCAAGCAACCCTGCACCATCCAAGTGCGCACACGCCTCACTGACAGTGAAGTCGAGGGTGCCAAGAAGGGGTGGGTATTTTTTCAAGAACGCACATGCTCTCAAAGCACTGCTAACACAATGACTTTTCACAAGCAGAGAAGCAGTGAACATTCCTGCTGACAGACCTCGTCTTCTCCGGTGGACGGAGCTTCCCGATCCTCCCAGCCAACGATTACCTCCTTACATGACGCAGCGAAGAACAATTGAAATCATTGATCTCGGACTGGAAAAAATACTGGCCGACAACAAGTTTACGCATGTTCAAGCCTTCAACCCTGTCGGTTTCTTTTAACTAACTGTTCATATCTGCAGGCGAGTGTCCAACATTTTTGAAGAATCATACCACTGGTGGCAGAGAGATTACTTTACTGAGTTTGCCCTGATCCGGACCTGGATCGCTGAGGACTTCTTGCCTTCTGACAAAGTCATGAATCTCTTGGCTCGAGAGCCCTACGCCCCGTACTGGATGCTCAATGTGCGGACTCTGGTGGAATCGTCACCCGAGAGGATGCAACAGGCCCAGACACAACTTGAAAAAGTTCGGGACCAGTTCAAAGATGTGCTGGACTTCAAAATATTTGACCGCAGAGCTATGGACACGAGAATCCTTCCAGTGGTTGCTGTGTAGGCACGGCAGTATCAACGTGGATCGCAAGTGCTTGGTCTAAGAGGTGTGAAAACCCCGGGAATgcggagctggaggagaacaaggggatggtgtcgaggaaGAATTGGAAAGTAAGGGCCTTATTCTCAGCGGCAAACTGGTTAGTTGACACGATTCTAACAAAAATGAGGAATTGATATTTTGAACAGCGCATGCAGTCGACTGAGATTTGTAACTGTCAGTGGTGATCCTATTGTAACGCTGACTTGAAAGGGGCTGGCCCCTCTTGCATGtggccaaaaaaaaagaaccccTGGCAACCTCAGACCAGACAGTCAAACATTTCGGTTGGGCTTGCCGACGGCCTGCGCCAGTCGGGATCATGCCTGAGATTGGTGGGACTTCAACCGAAGAGGTAGAGGGAACTATTCCCTTGGCAGCGTCCCCTCGTCTTGCTCGCCGCTGAAGAACCCCGCAGAAGTTCCACCATTACCAATCCGGCGTGGAATCCCAGCATCACGTCTGGTCTCGGATGATATTTTTGGACTTAGCCATCGGTATTTTGACACAGTTACTTTCGATTTCCCATTACATGTCGGTCTTGCATAGGAATCGAAATGGTCTATGGTGGGAAGCCCTCGAGAGGGTGCCGCACATGTCGACAACGTCGTATAAAGGTAAATAATGGATCTTGGTACCGTGAATATACCTACTTGTCTGCCACAAGTCCAGTGCTGACCAACTGCCGATGCAACCCTCAATCTCCAGTGTGACGAGGAAAAGCCTACATGCAAACGCTGTGAGAAGTCCCGAAGAGAGTGTGGTGGTTACCGGCCCGAGTTCGAGATCGTCCACCGAGACCAGACCAAATCCACCGTTCATCGTTTGCGCAACGCACAAAGCacatcaccgcctccaccgctcGCCGACGCTGCCGAATACAGCGCTCGCGCTCTTGTCTTTGTGCAGGAAGAACCTCAGTCATGGGGCTTGGATAGCGCGAGCCCATCCCCGGTGTTAACAGTACCTCTTGCACAGCGAGCATCGTGCTACTTTGCCTCCAACTTTATCCTCGTGCCCCTGACTGAGAGTACCCCGCACGGGTTCATGGAGTATCTTATTCCACTCATTGAATCAGAACCAGCCGAGAGTTCCCTGCGCTACGCCTTCAACGCCTGCGCATTCGCACTTCTCAGCCATCACAACCGATCCGACAGTATTGACCTTGCTCAGCTATCTCTCAAAGAGCATACACTTGCGCTCGGGGGGACTTATAAAGCCCTCGGCCACCCCACCAAAGCCACCGCCCACGCCACGTTAGCTACGGTGCTCCTGTTGTCTTTATATGAGGTACGCCATCAGCAGACTCCGGACGGCTCAAGACTATTGGGAAGACATAGATCTATGCTAACATGAGTAGAGTATCACTGCCAACAGAGAAAGTCGCATGCTAGCGTGGCGCTCGCATATCGATGGCGCCGTCAACATCATTAAGTCGCGAGGCCGCGATGACATCTGCCGAACAAAAATAGGGGCCCTGCTGTTCTCAGCAGTTCGGCACCAGCTGGTAAAGCCCAATTGAATCGACAAGTCACCGAAGCGTGGAACTAACAGAGGACTAGGTCTCACGGACACTGTCCTCGGGCATGCCGATTCCCTTTGGTACAAACTGGTGGATGTCAAGTGGTGTTGAAAACAACACGCTGCTTGCCACATCTCAGCATCTCGCACTCAAATATACAGACCTCCGAACAGAATCGAACCACTTGCTAGTAGGGCAAGCCAGATCCCCTCAGTCCCTGGAGCAAATTTACCGGCTCATCCAGAAAGTAGAGGCCCTAGATCGCGAAATCATTAGCTGGCAAGCCTCAGTTCCAAGACAGTTCTGCTTTCAGACCTTGTGCTGGGTCTATGAGGACGACATCGGCCTGTCCAAGGGTGGAGACTACGCCAAAGTGGATGTGTTGCCAGGCCGCGTTGACATATACCCCGACTTTGTCACTGCTAGTGCCTGGAACATTTCAAGGGTCTCTCGGTTGCTGTTGGCAGCGCTCAGTATCCGCTTGACGGCGTACTGTTGTTCTCCCATTGACTATCGCACGACCCCGGGATACCACAGTTACCTGCTAGAGATAGCGTAGGGCGGTCACGGCAGCCTGGTTGCCGTGATGGCACGACTTTCGCCGTCTTGCTCCCTCTTCCTGTAAACTTCTTTGTTGGACAAATTTCACATCGCACCCCGACAAATGTCTTGTCCAGCGACTTTGTTAATTCACTCAACCCTTTTCCATTAGTTTTCAATTAACAAACGTCGACTTCCGTACCTAAACGAAACCCTATACTTTCCTCTTTGTTATGCTCCCTCACCTTGGGCAGAAAGACATATGTCGGCTAGATCGGATAATCGGAACCGAGGCTTGAGTGTGAAAAAGCATGTCGCTGCACTAACGATTGAGCAGTGCCGAGCTATTATCATCAACCTGGCCCATAGACTGGATGTTTTGGAGATTGTCATTGCCAAGATGCTCAGGGAAGCTGGTTGGTATAAGCTGGCGCCAGGCTGTGAGCTCCTGATGTGCTTCACAGCCGCCAAAGATTTTAAGCCACAAGGGGTGCCCGTACCCGATCTAGGCATGTTTCGTCTTGACATTACTCCTGTTAACTGTGACATCTACTGACCTCCTTGATAGATAAACACCTTGTGGCTCCCAGAGATGTGATAGATTTAAGCGTTGAGAGCATGGAGAAGCGGCTACCCAAGCCTGTGGCAGATCTGACCGGCGATCTCACGATTGACCTCACAAAAGATGATGGCTCCCACCCGACCCAGAGCCAAGTTCATGATATCAATGGACTAGCTGCGTGTCTCAGCGATAAGCAGTTTCGTGCCATTGTCCTTGAAATTGCTCATAACCCTGCCACAGCGGTCCTCACTCAGTACAAGCTCTGGGCTGCCAGTCTAGGGTGGATGGTTCCGGGCTCACGAGGACTCGCCGTGGCGCCCCAAATGATAACCAGAATGGGGGTGTCTCAATCAATCCCGGGTGGGTTACGACTCCAGAATGGCCGACCGCCCTGGCCAATCCGCGCTGGCTCAGAGAAGAAACCCAGCCACGTGCGCAAGGCTGTGAAGCCTGGCCGAGGTAAAGAATGTTTTTCCATGAAAATGCAAGATGAGACTATGATTGCTAAAACTGATCAGTGATGGTATACCGTCCAGTCAACAAGATTTCACAAGGTCCCTCCACAGACACCAAGTCGCGAAACCAAAAGAGTTCAGCGGAGACCAATAAGGTTGATATTATAGAGCAGATCTGGCAACATGCATTACCAGGGCTTTTTAAACAATAGGCGTCACCAGTATTTATCACTCTCCAAGTTGTGGTGCAAGTTGTAGAACTAGGTTAAAGACCTCGCATCACCTGGTTTTGTTCTTGGGATTAGATGGGCTATGGTCTGGACGTCCAGCCGGAGATGGAgggttggatgatgaagattgGGATGCTGCAACCACGCATATTGGCGGCGTAGATAGGGTTGCCAATCGATGTGCGTGGAAGATGATAGTGTGGGGTGGTTGATTACCTAAGTACCTACTTATaacctacctaggtagtcaTGCTGGAGAATTTTCAAGTGTATGTACCATCCCTATTACACTACTCAAACATTGGGCTTCTGGCAAGACCAGCACAAAGGGTAATCCCTTGTCACCTGTCTAAAGTAAAAAAGTTTGCCACGCACCCTGTCATATAAAACAAGAGACTTGCTCCCAGCACTTTTTAAGTTGCGTTTAGAACATCTGACTCTTCGGATTATAGTTTCTCCATTTTGTCCATTCATTTATACTCAAAAATAATATGTAGCTCCAAGACCAGCTTCGAAAAGAGCGTGTGTACTCTGGGAACACACAGGGGGTAAAATGATGCCGTGCAATACAAAGCCCGAAAGTCGCCTCAACACCCCGCTTTAATGCAAAATCAACACAGCATTGCTGCTCCCTGTTTTGATATCTTTGACCACCCAcgccatcaactccatgAAAACaccgaaaagaaaagcccAAAGCCACCTTGGCAACCTGTCTAAGCGAGCCGGACCGTTCTTGTTTCACATCCGTAAAAAAATCCTTTACGGTTCTGGTATCCAATAGCCACACCAACGCGCCGGTAGATCTCTTGTTGACCACAGGCGGGGTTCTTGATCAACAAGAGCATGGCCGACTCTCCCAGCTCTAGGCACATGATGTCCTTTTCACCGCCGCAAGGTACGTATGGGGCAAAGAGAGACCTTGGGACTTCATCGGGCACGCAGTAGTCCAACTGGCCAACGATCTCTCCGCTATGTGCGTCTTTTGTTACGATCCGGCCATCGGAGTCCTGCCGAGCAAAGAGGTCCTGGCCGGGAAATGCTGCAAAGTTGAAGCCTACGCTTTTAGCCCGCCTCCACTCAATGGCATCCCAGGATACTTGCTTCGCATTCGCTGACACGAAGCGGCGGAATCGGCCTTTCACATCCACAACTTTGACTCCCCTGCCGCGCTCTTCCATTGCCCGTCCACGGGACAAGCTGTCGGGGCTTGCCATAGGCATCCCATTGGCTGGATGAATCTTTTCTTCCACGACTGAGATGAACTTGAAGTGATCCGAGGGTTTAAAGGCGTGCTTCGTATTAGTTTCTATCCGGAGGGGGAGCGAAGCCCATGACCACGAGGGTGCAATGTGTTGCAGATTTTGTTGTGAATTCGCCCCCTTGGTGACAGACCAGGCAAGATGCCGGGCAAAGTTGTCCTTCCATAAACCTGCCAAATATTCATCACTGATGAACGAACCGCCTGCCTCGGCTTTGGCACTGTAAAAGCGAACCGCGAGCCCGGCAATGGCCAGGAACCGATCTCTAGGCTCCACCAAATCTCGCGGCGTATATGCCTCGACGATGTCAAGCCATTCCTCGTGAAGCTTTTCAATATCTCCTGTACGGCAAAGTTCGAGAAACAGCTGAGGAGACCTCCGCACCATGTTATTATTGATGGGAGTAACATGTCCCAGCTCTTCAAGCTCTGCCACTTGACTTTCCGGACAGGACCAATACCACCGCTGTTCGGTCCAGTACAAAATTCGTGGTGATAATCGTTCTTCCTGCAACGTCCATGATCTCCTTGCCACTGGCGACTCGAGCCTGATCTTGTCCAACGGCATTTGTGTATTGTGGAGCCACTTGCCGCGCAGTTTGACCGCTTTGCTGCGATGTGACCAAGCCAGCCGGTCTTTGATCATACGGTCGGTCGCCTTGGAGCTGGATGAGGCGACGAGGGTGAAGGCCGCATTTCCATACACTTCGTGCATCAGGGATGCCTCCGTGTCCCAGTTCGTCCCTTTGGGAATACATACATTGTCGATCCAAAGGTAGCTATACCCGAGGTTCTTGGTAATGCAAATCGCGTCCTGCATGGTTTCTGGCAGATGCCATGATGGAAAGGTGTTTAATCTCTCCGGGACAGGGACGCCAtccttggtcttggtacCAGCTCCTTTAATTCTGGCCCACTCAGCCGCGGGCATCTCGGTCGGATCACCCCACGAGTAGCTAAGTACCACATAATCCACCAGATTCTCGGGGCCTCTGACTAGGCGAACGTGATCGCTGTCTTTGATCTCAAGAAGCCACGTCGGATTCCGGCGTGACCAACGGTATCTTGATGAGCATTCGTGGTTGCAGTGGCAGTCCTGTATGACCCGTCGAAGCCCTTGaaagttggtgttgagacTAGCACCCCTTTTGGTTGGATCGTTGGCTAGATGGCGGGGCTCGTGATTAAGAGAAACCGTGGCAGAGAAGGATGGCTTTTGAGGGGGCGTGGACGTGAGCAGTAGTCTGTCACCGGAAGACTCAATGCTTAAAACAGCATACACGGGTGATTGGAGGTCAGGATTTGTTAAAGCCTCGACGTCTCGACCCGTGATCTGCTCCAAGAGAAACGCCCGGCGGAAAGTGCGGCAAGTGTCGCAACCAGATACTCTGGCGCAATAGTCGAGGTCTAGGAAACTGTGGTGAAGCAGGCGTGGCGACGAACAACCTTCGAAAGAGCTGTCTTGCCTCCGTTGCACCTCGCCCCACCGGATCAGGTCGCAGACCTCACCACAGCCATTGCACTGTCGTTGGCAGTATTCATTTGTCTTGATTTGGCCCAGGTCGTTGTGACTTGCTGTTGGCTGGCCAAACGTCTCCAGCACTAAACGGCTCAAGAGATGCACACGGCTCTCGAAGGCTAATATTGGTGACAACATTGTCAGTAAAGATGGACGATGGTAGTAGATAATTAACACGGAGATGGGACGAACAGTAGCAACAATGTCTAGAGGTGGATATAAGTAGATAATATCAAGCCTTCTAACTCGAAGACACTACGAAGTTACAGGGGTGAATGACATGCCCTGAGGATTTGAGGCTTGTCCTTGTTCGATGCCAAGGCTGGTTTGCGGCCAAAAGGTTCGTGCCGCTGGGCGCTGTTGGTAGACCCTTTCAGGGGTGGCGGGGGTAGGCGATGACGCACAAACCGAGCCAAGCAGCTAAGGATGGCATGGTTAGAGATGATGGGACTTGTGGAAGGCCAGGCCCTTCTTGTTGCCTGGGAAGGGACTGGGGAGGGACTGCATAGGGCTGATGCGGATTTCCAACGTGTGACAAGCCAACCGCCTATCAGCGTGCGCGTGACCGCAAATGAGCTCTTGTGGAGGGTATTGAAGGTTGTGGGAAGCGGTTGCTAGACCGAAGCGAAGCGAAGCGGCtccgtggccgtggtggtggtcgtggtggcTCAACGGCTTCCCGGGACGTTGCGAAGCACCCTCGTCAGGGCTCGCGGCACTGGAGAGTCATCCGGAGACCGGATCTTGGCATCAAGTATGCCTTGCGGCACGGTCGAAGCGTTGGTAGAGTAGTGAGGTGGTAGTACTGAGCCGAGTACGTATTGGCAAAGACCACGGATTTAGAGCCACTGCCACGGCCGAAATGAAAGAGACATTCTCTCGCGTCAGTCCAAGTGGGGATTTCGCCTGCCGTTCGGGGCAATGAAAACAAACGACTCAGAGGTGCAGGAATTGATGATGATTGCGATGGGGCCCATTTGGGATTTTGTCGCACATTGTCCAATGCCGAAAAGCGTTGTGCAAGCAACTACCGAATGATGTAAGATCGTTATGCTGTCGATACCTTATAGGGACGTCGGCAACCCCGCGGTTGGGTTCTGGCGTAGCGCTCTGGAGGTTGGAAGAGGGTTATATATATCTGTAGagttattaaaaaaaagacaaataATCATTCATCACCAGTCCCGCTGCAGACCACATGATATTCGTAGGTAGTTGATATGCAACggttccaggttgtttgTTTGTAGCAAGATGATGTGCTCATCAGAGGTCATTCGGCCCGAGGGGATCAGTGTAACAGAAGCGGCAAGGGAAGACAGGAACATGGGACGAAATTAGATGGAAGGGCAGCGGGAGATGGAAGGCGCAGTTGATGGAAGCCGAAACACTCACTCGTGGTAAATGAGCGATACCCCACACCGGCCAGTTTTGAAGCCTACTCTGTAATGCTGCTTGGGAATCTCGAGTGTGCTCGAGGCCCTAAAGAGAGccttgggggttggcggggCAGGCAAACGGCGCTGTCTCGCCCGCTAGAGGCCCCGCTGTTCCTCAGGCAGGGTGGGGATGaagggcaggcaggcaggcaggcagtgTCATGCTACTGCAACCTAAAAGAATAGAGGCTTTCGATGACATCGGTGAGGACGTTAATCTcgtgaaaaagaaaagaagcgcATTTATGTACGGGGTCCGCGTCTGGTTGGTCAAGTGCCGCCATCCAAATGTGCCTCGTCTTCCAGGCTGCGCACCCGGCTAACCTAACGGGTTTTTTGTGGACCATCGTACAGTTTCGACTTGGACTACCAAAGGTAACTCGAGTTCGGAATTGAGGCTC belongs to Podospora bellae-mahoneyi strain CBS 112042 chromosome 6, whole genome shotgun sequence and includes:
- a CDS encoding hypothetical protein (COG:E; EggNog:ENOG503NX6H), with product MQSHLHPPSTPNETLTLKQLHTKALPLWTLIGFQLMVNHGSWESRGLGCRYKTFPRCQFFVCQLSHITVLHWPAFIMHVTLKSFGLASILSVAGTSAALGGYVVSPTLQTDILAAAALGKLTLHAAQNRDTTTCTLENVAIRREWGSLSAANRQAYTNAVRCLMEHPSLLDPLETRFDDFVAVHINQTFSIHGTANFLSWHRYFTYAFEQALRSECNYDGYHPYWNWGNYAHNPLNSPVFDGSSTSMSGNGEYVPHNCTDGLPTGLNCIPPGSGGGCVTTGPFANMSVNLGPIAPTLAAPGVVPASSLFAYNPRCLRRDISSWVSSNWTTDFESYDLISNYTDILSFQNRMQGDFATGFYGVHTGGHFAIGGDPGGDLFASPGGPAFYLHHAQINRVWWIWQNLHPETRTNAIGGTITLNNFPPSRNGTLNDLLDLGVVGPAAGVLEIRDVMSTIGIGGGPFCYIYV
- a CDS encoding hypothetical protein (MEROPS:MER0037714; COG:F; COG:Q; EggNog:ENOG503NU83) codes for the protein MAAALGHARAFVGPVIHSLSVSKLEITPLALLIIDPQGKINKLVKLEPDGLAEQLDQALDHLPFCLDRTNTTYLNPGEFLIPGFVDTHNHAPQYAQRGLGQGMHILDWLSKITFPNEAKFSDPVYARKIYTACVEGSLRQGITTASYFGSVHAEATKILADICLQKTQRAYVGKCNMTRNSPDFYVEKSARDSLRETRECISHVRVIDPAGRLVKYVITPRFAISCDEETLKGLGDIRSENEDLAVQTHFNEAKQEMEETQRLFPQFGGSEADLYQEFGLLGKRTILAHCCYMDEHELEIIEKLGCGVAHCPIANMTVGGGFMAAPVRELLDKKIKVGLGTDSGGGFSSSMLDAMRQAMIASNAREVMSEGKDKGLSIAEVFYLATLGGAAVCCLENKIGSFEAGKDFDGLIIGTKGADQGIMTMVEEDDTLETVFEKFIMTGDDRNIVEVYVQGQYVKGQRACVSTS
- a CDS encoding hypothetical protein (EggNog:ENOG502S3YM; COG:S), with product MPPSQLAALPIAANAFATLFVGFGINAILRPEHALTFFEWTLPANIADAETVSSLTAVYGVRDIFMGLALYSAAIWGTKKSLGWTLIAASAVAFADGCICYTHGQGHGNHWGYAPLLTIVGTLLTGLFD
- a CDS encoding hypothetical protein (EggNog:ENOG503P5PS; COG:S) → MHELLLSSVIKEHEVPKILALLGGFTEMHERHQFTRVQHFEPSPAVKGISTIKELQKERHTNASHWNELHQILTKQPCTIQVRTRLTDSEVEGAKKGEAVNIPADRPRLLRWTELPDPPSQRLPPYMTQRRTIEIIDLGLEKILADNKFTRVSNIFEESYHWWQRDYFTEFALIRTWIAEDFLPSDKVMNLLAREPYAPYWMLNVRTLVESSPERMQQAQTQLEKVRDQFKDVLDFKIFDRRAMDTRILPVVAV
- a CDS encoding hypothetical protein (EggNog:ENOG503NVP3; COG:S), giving the protein MVYGGKPSRGCRTCRQRRIKCDEEKPTCKRCEKSRRECGGYRPEFEIVHRDQTKSTVHRLRNAQSTSPPPPLADAAEYSARALVFVQEEPQSWGLDSASPSPVLTVPLAQRASCYFASNFILVPLTESTPHGFMEYLIPLIESEPAESSLRYAFNACAFALLSHHNRSDSIDLAQLSLKEHTLALGGTYKALGHPTKATAHATLATVLLLSLYESITANRESRMLAWRSHIDGAVNIIKSRGRDDICRTKIGALLFSAVRHQLVSRTLSSGMPIPFGTNWWMSSGVENNTLLATSQHLALKYTDLRTESNHLLVGQARSPQSLEQIYRLIQKVEALDREIISWQASVPRQFCFQTLCWVYEDDIGLSKGGDYAKVDVLPGRVDIYPDFVTASAWNISRVSRLLLAALSIRLTAYCCSPIDYRTTPGYHSYLLEIA